A stretch of Prunus dulcis chromosome 6, ALMONDv2, whole genome shotgun sequence DNA encodes these proteins:
- the LOC117630282 gene encoding zinc finger MYM-type protein 1-like, translating into MERYFKRKFSSTTSSSDNVGSSSVRDVGISRDVVGSSKESELQDVLANLPADPGLRPQMLDYDPNIRDEVRRAYLQKGPCQPKDHTFPQTDLSGYDRRFNVKWFDEFDWLEYSISKDAAFCLYCYLFKSNFKIGQGCSDVFTEVGFTNWKKKDKIRQHVGGVGSVHNQSRQYCVDLMNQKQHIQTVLIKQSDQARIDYRICLTASLDCVRFLLKQGLPFRGNDESDTSNNKGNYVELLQFLADHDEKVKAVVLENAPGNLKLIAPTIQKDLVNACATETIKKIIKDMDGAFFSLLVDESRDISEWEING; encoded by the coding sequence ATGGAACGATATTTTAAGAGAAAGTTTTCATCAACTACCTCTAGTTCAGATAATGTGGGTAGTTCAAGTGTAAGAGATGTGGGTATTTCAAGAGATGTGGTGGGTAGTTCGAAAGAAAGTGAGTTGCAAGATGTATTGGCTAATCTTCCTGCAGACCCTGGACTTCGACCTCAAATGTTGGATTATGATCCTAACATTCGAGACGAAGTTCGAAGAGCATATCTACAGAAGGGTCCATGTCAACCTAAGGATCACACATTTCCACAAACCGATCTTTCAGGGTATGATCGACGCTTTAATGTCAAGTGGTTTGATGAGTTTGACTGGTTGGAGTACAGTATTAGTAAAGATGCTGCATTTTGCCTTTATTGTTATCTCTtcaaatccaatttcaaaattgGTCAAGGCTGTAGCGATGTCTTCACCGAGGTGGGTTTTacaaattggaagaagaaagataaaattagGCAACATGTTGGAGGTGTTGGGAGTGTTCATAATCAATCTAGACAATATTGTGTGGATCTTATGAATCAAAAGCAACACATCCAAACAGTTTTGATAAAGCAATCAGACCAAGCTCGCATTGATTATCGTATTTGCTTGACAGCTTCTCTTGATTGTGTGAGATTTTTGTTGAAGCAAGGTCTTCCTTTTCGTGGCAATGATGAGAGTGACACTTCAAACAACAAGGGGAATTATGTAGAACTCTTACAATTTCTTGCTGATCATGATGAGAAAGTTAAGGCTGTTGTGTTAGAAAATGCTCCAGGGAATCTCAAGCTCATAGCTCCAACAATTCAAAAAGATCTTGTGAATGCTTGTGCAACTGAAACTATTAAGAAAATCATTAAGGATATGGATGGTGCCTTCTTCTCCTTATTAGTTGATGAATCACGTGATATATCAGAATGGGAGATCAATGGTTGA
- the LOC117631393 gene encoding receptor-like kinase TMK3 — protein MEGGWRWRLCNFLVLCLFMVAYGATFPGDLKILNDFRKGLENSELLNWPENGLDPCGPPSWPHVFCSGDRVTQIQVQNMGLKGPLPQNFNQLSKLYNLGLQRNNFNGKLPTFSGLSELEYAYLDQNLFDTIPSDFFNGLSSLRVLALDHIPLNASTGWSLPNELAKSVQLQNISLIECNLVGPLPEFLGGLPSLTVLQLSFNKLTGEIPLNFGQSLVQILWLNNQDGGMTGPIDVIASMSSLTQVWLHGNQFTGTIPENIGDLSSLKELNLNGNHLVGLIPQTLADMELDKLDLGNNQLMGPIPKFKSSNVTYNSNSFCQPDPGIQCAPEVTALLDFLGDLNYPSSLASGWSGNNPCEGGWLGLSCNPESKVSVINLPRHKLNGTLSPALAKLDSLVNVRLPGNNIIGKVPTNFTELKSLRLLDISGNNIEPPLPKFPDSLKVIAEGNPLLVANQTAQPPLSTRSPPPRNSLQPPSDSPSSGSGKPPKSPLSQSPPSPITHPDPNPSGAIQVDVQPQRSKRPKPVIIVAGIAVVGVAAFLLICLSIYCCKKRKNILEAPASVVIHPRDPSDPENLYKIAVASNTTGSLSTKTRTTVSHNSGGTENSHMIEAGNLVISVQVLRKVTKNFAPENELGRGGFGTVYKGELEDGTQLAVKRMEGGVISSKALDEFEAEIAVLSKVRHRHLVSLLGYSIEGNERLLVYEYLSQGALSRHLFHWKSLNLKPLSWTRRLTIVLDVARAMEYLHNLARQTFIHRDLKSSNILLDDNFHAKVSDFGLVKLAPDGEKSIATKLAGTFGYLAPEYAVMGKITTKVDVFSFGVVLMELLTGLMALDENRPEESRYLAEWFWRIKSSKEKLMAAIDPVLEVNEETFESISIITELAGHCTAREPSHRPDMGHAVNVLSLLVEKWKPVEDESDCLSGIDYNQPLPQMLKVWQEAESRGISYTSLEDSKSSIPARPNGFAESFTSADGR, from the exons ATGGAGGGAGGGTGGAGATGGAGGCTATGCAATTTTCTGGTTTTGTGTCTGTTCATGGTGGCTTATGGTGCCACTTTCCCTGGTGACCTGAAAATTCTGAATGATTTCAGAAAAGGGTTGGAGAATTCAGAGCTTCTCAATTGGCCAGAAAATGGGCTTGACCCTTGTGGCCCTCCTTCATGGCCTCATGTGTTCTGTAGTGGGGACAGAGTCACACAGATTCAAGTTCAGAATATGGGGCTCAAAGGACCTCTGCCTCAGAACTTCAACCAGCTCTCTAAGCTCTACAACCTTGGCCTGCAAAGGAACAACTTCAATGGGAAATTGCCCACTTTTAGTGGCTTATCTGAACTGGAATATGCTTATTTGGATCAGAACCTGTTTGATACAATCCCTTCTGATTTCTTCAATGGACTTAGCAGTCTCAGGGTTTTGGCTCTGGATCACATTCCATTGAATGCCTCTACTGGATGGTCTCTTCCTAATGAGTTAGCAAAATCAGTTCAATTACAAAATATTTCCTTGATTGAATGTAATTTGGTTGGACCATTGCCTGAATTCTTAGGCGGATTGCCGTCTCTCACGGTGCTACAACTTTCCTTTAATAAATTAACTGGTGAGATACCCCTGAATTTCGGACAGTCTTTGGTGCAGATTTTGTGGTTGAATAATCAAGATGGTGGCATGACTGGTCCAATTGATGTAATTGCATCAATGTCATCATTGACACAGGTTTGGTTGCATGGAAACCAATTCACAGGAACAATCCCAGAGAACATTGGGGATCTTTCTTCTCTTAAGGAACTCAACCTCAATGGTAACCATCTTGTTGGTCTGATTCCGCAGACATTGGCTGATATGGAGCTTGACAAATTGGACCTGGGAAATAACCAGCTCATGGGTCCAATACCGAAGTTTAAGTCTAGTAATGTTACTTATAATTCTAATTCATTTTGTCAACCTGATCCTGGGATTCAATGTGCCCCAGAAGTTACTGCACTTCTGGATTTTCTTGGTGATTTGAATTATCCATCAAGTCTTGCATCTGGGTGGTCTGGTAATAACCCCTGTGAGGGGGGATGGTTGGGATTGAGTTGCAATCCAGAGTCCAAGGTTTCTGTCATCAATTTGCCTAGGCACAAGTTAAATGGTACCCTGAGTCCTGCACTTGCAAAGTTGGATTCTCTGGTCAATGTAAGACTTCCAGGAAACAACATAATTGGTAAAGTTCCTACTAACTTTACTGAGTTGAAATCGTTGAGATTATTGGATATAAGTGGAAACAATATTGAGCCTCCATTGCCAAAATTTCCTGATAGCCTGAAGGTCATCGCCGAGGGAAATCCTCTTTTAGTTGCTAATCAGACTGCACAACCTCCTTTATCTACTAGAAGCCCACCTCCACGCAACAGTTTGCAACCTCCATCAGATAGTCCATCATCAGGTAGTGGAAAACCACCAAAATCCCCATTATCACAGAGTCCACCTTCGCCAATTACTCATCCAGACCCGAATCCATCTGGTGCTATCCAAGTGGATGTTCAACCCCAAAGGTCCAAAAGACCCAAACCAGTTATTATCGTTGCTGGAATTGCAGTTGTTGGTGTTGCGGcttttttgttgatttgtcTGTCTATATACTGCtgtaagaaaaggaaaaacatcTTGGAGGCCCCTGCTTCCGTTGTGATTCACCCAAGAGATCCATCTGATCCAGAAAATTTGTATAAGATTGCAGTTGCAAGTAACACCACtggaagcttgtcaactaaaACTAGGACTACGGTCAGTCACAACAGTGGTGGAACAGAAAACTCTCATATGATTGAGGCTGGGAACCTTGTCATTTCTGTTCAAGTTCTTCGAAAGGTGACCAAAAATTTTGCACCCGAAAATGAGCTAGGCCGTGGCGGATTTGGAACTGTTTACAAGGGTGAACTAGAAGATGGGACACAATTAGCTGTTAAGAGAATGGAGGGTGGGGTAATCAGTAGCAAAGCATTGGATGAATTTGAGGCAGAAATTGCTGTTCTATCCAAGGTCCGTCATCGGCACTTAGTTTCTCTTTTGGGGTACTCCATCGAAGGCAATGAAAGGCTTCTTGTCTACGAGTATTTGTCTCAAGGTGCTCTTAGCCGGCATCTTTTCCATTGGAAGAGCCTCAACCTGAAACCTTTGTCTTGGACAAGGAGACTCACAATTGTATTGGATGTTGCAAGAGCAATGGAGTACCTACATAATTTAGCCCGCCAGACCTTCATACACCGAGATCTCAAATCTTCTAATATTCTTCTGGATGATAACTTTCATGCAAAAGTTTCGGATTTTGGGTTGGTGAAACTTGCTCCTGATGGGGAGAAGTCTATTGCCACTAAGCTTGCAGGGACATTTGGATACCTTGCACCTGAATATGCAg TAATGGGGAAAATCACAACAAAGGTAGATGTGTTCAGCTTTGGGGTGGTGCTAATGGAACTTTTGACTGGATTAATGGCACTTGATGAGAACCGGCCAGAGGAAAGCCGATACTTGGCTGAGTGGTTTTGGCGGATCAAGTCAAGCAAAGAGAAACTTATGGCTGCAATTGATCCAGTGCTTGAAGTTAATGAAGAAACTTTTGAGAGCATCTCCATAATAACTGAACTGGCTGGCCATTGCACAGCGAGGGAACCAAGCCATCGGCCTGATATGGGCCATGCAGTGAACGTGTTGTCCCTACTTGTTGAAAAGTGGAAACCAGTTGAAGACGAATCAGATTGTCTCTCTGGGATTGATTACAACCAACCTCTGCCTCAAATGTTAAAGGTTTGGCAGGAAGCAGAAAGCAGAGGGATCAGCTATACTAGCCTTGAGGACAGCAAAAGCAGTATTCCTGCAAGGCCTAATGGATTTGCAGAGTCCTTTACTTCTGCTGATGGTCGATGA